The Anolis carolinensis isolate JA03-04 chromosome 1, rAnoCar3.1.pri, whole genome shotgun sequence genome window below encodes:
- the ston1 gene encoding stonin-1 translates to MFSTNPANWVTFEDEPLFQSPQKAGGNHNVFKTNGLKLLLPKMHDSSSQSSSSSISLSSPMNDYYFIPGPPSNSPLCTPTREYPASPCFPKPGSHLYPIPELSSSINVHPEPQKLDGILQTRHHSESSVPKLADDVNITQENLKKLEDCSETQTLFQYVQNNCAFSSPFWTEDSPSSSSGTPKTDSGFDKDHGSLPDQKSLNQGSFNYICERLEHLQTDSSDNERTLTSMPCIYTGDGISLFIPRTLFSSQRKDGWPFMLRIPEKKNMMSSRQWGPIYLRVLPGGILQMYYEKGLEKPFKEFQLQPFCRLSEPKLENCSISGRIHTVKIEYVSYTEKKKYHPKAEVIHEPEIEQMLKLGTTDYSDFTDFLMIVEEELMKLPVPSKPKKHYEEQEIVLELVDNFWGRITKAEAKLVESIVITHIYYLSFVNGNSECFLTLNDLELQRRDEDYFEKDTEKKWIEILDYHFHQCAKQQEFEQSRIIKFTPIDGCRLELVRFRTRYNGSDLPFFVKALVVAQGAYIELQAFINMSSSALASAHSHSMKHCENIMIHFPVPPQWIKTLWTMNLQRQKSLKAKMNRRACLGSLTDIESDSVIQVSIGTAKYESAYRAIVWKIDRLPDKNTNPDHPHSLSYKLELGSDQEIPSDWYPFATVQFVVLDECPSGTEVISLGIENDVQPQKHVNQKAYYNCQVEIEKKWIRLEGEDPNKCGSCQMQ, encoded by the exons ATGTTTAGCACCAATCCTGCAAACTGGGTTACTTTTGAAGATGAACCTCTCTTCCAGTCTCCCCAGAAGGCAGGAGGAAATCATAATGTATTCAAAACAAATGGGCTTAAACTCCTTCTGCCTAAGATGCATGATTCTTCAAGCCAGTCATCTTCTAGCAGCATTTCTCTTTCATCGCCTATGAATGACTATTACTTCATTCCTGGCCCTCCTAGTAATTCTCCACTCTGCACACCTACTAGAGAATACCCTGCAAGCCCTTGTTTTCCAAAACCAGGATCTCACCTTTATCCTATTCCAGAGCTGTCATCCAGCATTAATGTTCATCCGGAACCTCAAAAACTGGATGGCATATTGCAGACTAGGCATCACTCAGAGTCCTCTGTGCCTAAACTAGCAGATGATGTAAACATCACTCAAGAAAACTTGAAGAAACTGGAAGATTGTTCAGAAACACAAACATTATTTCAGTATGTTCAGAATAATTGTGCTTTTTCTAGCCCATTTTGGACAGAAGATTCACCCTCATCTAGCTCTGGTACACCCAAAACCGATTCAGGTTTTGACAAAGACCATGGTTCCTTGCCCGATCAGAAAAGCCTCAATCAGGGATCCTTCAACTATATTTGTGAAAGGCTTGAGCACTTGCAAACTGATTCTTCAGATAATGAGAGGACTTTGACTTCCATGCCCTGCATTTATACTGGAGATGGAATTTCTCTATTCATTCCTCGTACCCTCTTCAGCAGCCAGAGAAAAGATGGCTGGCCTTTCATGTTGAGGATTCCTGAAAAGAAGAATATGATGTCATCAAGACAGTGGGGACCTATATATCTTAGAGttttacctggaggaatcctacaAATGTATTATGAAAAGGGGCTTGAGAAACCTTTCAAAGAATTCCAGCTACAGCCATTTTGCAGACTTTCTGAACCCAAACTAGAGAACTGCAGCATCTCTGGGAGAATCCATACTGTGAAGATTGAATATGTGTCATACACAGAGAAAAAGAAGTATCATCCTAAAGCTGAGGTAATTCACGAACCAGAGATAGAACAGATGCTGAAGCTAGGAACAACTGATTACAGTGATTTCACAGACTTTTTGATGATAGTCGAGGAGGAATTAATGAAGCTTCCTGTTCCTTCAAAACCAAagaaacattatgaagaacaaGAAATTGTCTTGGAACTAGTGGACAACTTTTGGGGAAGGATCACTAAAGCAGAAGCAAAACTGGTTGAAAGTATTGTCATCACCCATATTTATTACTTGAGTTTTGTCAATGGAAACTCTGAGTGCTTTTTGACACTAAATGACTTGGAGCTTCAGAGAAGAGATGAGGATTACTTTGAGAAGGACACTGAAAAGAAATGGATTGAAATCCTTGACTATCATTTCCATCAATGTGCAAAACAACAAGAATTTGAGCAGTCAAGGATAATTAAATTTACACCAATAGATGGCTGTAGGTTGGAATTGGTGCGTTTCAGGACGAGGTATAATGGATCAGATCTTCCATTTTTTGTTAAAGCATTGGTAGTAGCTCAGGGAGCTTACATTGAACTCCAGGCTTTCATAAATATGTCTTCTTCTGCTCTTGCTTCAGCCCATTCACATTCCATGAAACACTGTGAAAACATCATGATACATTTTCCTGTTCCTCCACAGTGGATCAAAACGCTCTGGACTATGAACCTGCAAAGACAGAAGTCCCTGAAAGCAAAAATGAACAGAAGAGCATGTCTTGGTTCTTTAACTGACATTGAATCTGATTCTGTCATACAAGTTTCCATTGGAACAGCCAAATATGAAAGTGCATATAGAGCCATCGTGTGGAAGATTGACAGACTCCCAGATAAAAACACAA ATCCAGATCATCCGCATAGTTTGTCTTACAAACTGGAACTTGGCTCAGATCAGGAAATCCCCTCTGATTGGTATCCTTTTGCCACAGTCCAATTTGTTGTGCTCGATGAATGTCCTTCTGGAACTGAAGTAATATCACTGGGCATTGAAAATGATGTGCAGCCACAGAAGCATGTGAACCAAAAAGCATATTACAATTGCCAG GTTGAAATTGAGAAGAAATGGATTAGGCTTGAAGGAGAAGATCCCAACAAATGCGGGAGTTGTCAAATGCAGTAA